A genomic region of Oncorhynchus mykiss isolate Arlee chromosome 4, USDA_OmykA_1.1, whole genome shotgun sequence contains the following coding sequences:
- the ccn2a gene encoding CCN family member 2, giving the protein MSAGMNMRLISFFCLTLCYLAVAQECSGQCSCPDVHPQCPPGVSLVPDACGCCRVCAKQMGELCTDRDMCDPHKGLFCDFGSPVNRRIGVCTAKGGATCVMGGMVYRSGESFQSSCKYQCTCLDGAVGCIPLCSMDIRLPSPDCPMPRRVKVPGKCCEEWVCDAPQNTNIFVGSALAAYREEETYGPDPSMMRENCLVQTTEWSACSKTCGLGISTKVTNDNRECRLEKQSRLCMVRPCESHMEQSIRKGKKCIRTPRVSKSMKFEISGCTTTKSYRPKFCGVCTDGRCCTPHRTTTLPMEFKCPDGQVMKKQMMFIKTCACHYNCPGENDIFESMYYKKMLGDMA; this is encoded by the exons ATGTCTGCTGGAATGAACATGAGGCTGATTTCTTtcttctgtctcactctctgctaCCTG GCTGTGGCTCAGGAGTGCAGTGGGCAGTGTAGTTGTCCTGATGTGCACCCCCAGTGTCCCCCTGGTGTGAGCCTGGTGCCCGATGCCTGCGGCTGCTGCAGGGTGTGTGCCAAGCAGATGGGCGAGCTTTGCACAGACAGGGACATGTGCGACCCCCACAAAGGGCTCTTCTGTGACTTCGGCTCCCCCGTCAACCGCCGCATAGGAGTCTGCACAG CTAAGGGTGGCGCCACCTGTGTGATGGGTGGGATGGTGTACAGGAGTGGAGAGTCCTTCCAGAGCAGCTGTAAATACCAGTGCACGTGCCTGGACGGTGCCGTGGGCTGTATTCCCCTGTGCAGCATGGACATCCGCCTGCCCAGCCCTGACTGCCCCATGCCCCGCCGCGTCAAAGTGCCCGGGAAGTGCTGCGAGGAGTGGGTGTGCGATGCCCCCCAAAACACAAACATCTTTGTGGGCTCTGCTCTCGCTG CTtacagagaggaggagacctACGGGCCTGACCCCTCCATGATGAGGGAGAACTGCCTGGTCCAGACCACTGAGTGGAGCGCCTGCTCGAAGACCTGCGGCCTGGGCATCTCTACCAAAGTAACCAACGACAACCGCGAGTGCCGCCTGGAGAAACAGTCCCGTCTGTGCATGGTCAGACCCTGCGAGTCCCACATGGAGCAGAGCATTAGG AAGGGAAAGAAATGCATCCGCACGCCAAGAGTGTCCAAGTCCATGAAGTTTGAGATCTCTGGCTGCACCACCACCAAGTCCTACCGCCCCAAGTTCTGCGGCGTGTGCACCGACGGTCGCTGCTGCACCCCCCACAGAACCACCACCCTGCCCATGGAGTTCAAGTGCCCCGACGGCCAGGTCATGAAGAAGCAGATGATGTTCATCAAGACCTGCGCGTGCCACTACAACTGCCCCGGCGAGAATGACATATTTGAGTCCATGTACTACAAGAAGATGCTGGGAGACATGGCGTAA